CAGCTCCTCGAGGGCGTAGAACTTGCGCCGGTCGCGTAGGAAAACGTGCACCACCACGTCCACGTAGTCGAGCAGTACCCACTCGCGGTTGGTGCGGCCCTCGGTCTGCCAGGGGCTTTCGCCGGTTACTTTTTCGATTTCTTCTTCTACCGAGCGGGCGACGGCATCTAGCTGCGTGTCCGAATTGGCCGAGCAGATGATGAAATAGTCCGCCACGGCGTTTTTGAGCTCTTTCAGATTCAGCACCACGATGTCGGACGCTTTCTTGTCTTGCATGCCGCGGATAACCAAATCTGCCAATGTGTCTGAGTCCTGCCGGACCAACGTGCTTTTCATATTGTGTTGTTAGGTTTGAGCTTTACAGCCAAAAGTCTACGAAGTTAACGAAACGCGAAAGAAGGCCGTGGTTCTCACCCCTCAAACCTTGTTCACGGGCCAGCAATTGATATGGCTGCCGGCTTGTGCCTCCACCAATTCGGAGGCCCAGGCCCTGATTGTCCAAAACCGGGCCAGCGACGGCTGCACCATAATTACGGACTTTCAGACCGCTGGCCGGGGCCAGCGCGGCAACCAATGGGAGGCCGCCCCCGCCGAAAACCTGATGCTTTCGGTGGTCTGGCAGCCCACGTTTCTGGCCGCCGCCCAGCAATTCCAGTTGAGCCAGGCCGTGGCCCTGGGCGTGCACGATTGGGCCGCCGCGCTGCTGGGCCCCAGCCCCAAACTGAAGCTGAAATGGCCCAACGACCTGTACTATGGTGACCAGAAATTTGGTGGCATTCTGATTGAAAACAGCCTGAGCGGCACAAAGATTCAACACAGCATCGTCGGCATTGGGCTGAATGTGAACCAACAAACTTTTGCGGTGCCCACGGCCACGTCCATCGGCCAGCTCACGGGCCGTGCCTACGCCCGCGAGGCCCTGGCGGCGCGCCTGCTCGAGTGCCTGGAGCGGCGCTACCTGCAGCTGCGCGCCGGGCAGGTGGGCAAGCTGCGGCAGGCCTACCTGCAGGCCCTGTACCGCTACCAGGAGACGCATCCGTTCGAAGTAGCGGGCCAGACGGTGAGCGGCCAAATTGTCGGGGTGGAGAAAGATGGCCGGCTGGCCGTGGCCATCGGCCACGAGCTACGACGCTTCAGCTTGCAGGAAATCAGGCACCTATAGCCCGTTTTCAACTCGAGGAACGGCTCCATTTCCTTGGAAATAATTTGCCGCTTGCTTCGTACATTAGACTTATTAAATAAAATTTAGGCCTTCGGGCAACCTGCAGCGGGTGGAAGCCGAGTGGTTTTTGAAGCGGGCAAGCAACGTTGGGCCGCTTCGGGCACTCTCTCTATTTGAAATGCGGCGCCGCCTTCCGGGCGGAGTCAGCAGCGGGTTCAACCCGGCACGGTGCTTGTTTTTATCAACTCAATCAACGCACTTTATCTGCCAACACTTTTTCTGCTATTGTCATGAAACTCTTTACTCGTTCGGTGGCGGCGCTGGCCCTCATGGCCCTGACGCTCGTGCCGTCATTGGCAGCCAACATCACCATTCAGGTGGGCGACAACTTCTACCGCGGGCCGGGCAATACGACTGGCTCCAGTGACATCCGCACCATCAACGTAGGCGACGTGGTGACCTGGACCTACGTGGGCCAGCTCAGCCACCCCACGGCGTCGGATAACGGCGCCTGGGCCACCTTCCCCATGGACGCCGCCAACAAAACGAAGTCCATCACCTTCACCACGGCCGGCGAATTCCCCTACCACTGCACCGTGCACGGTGCGCCGCGGGTGGGCATGTTCGGCGTTCTCACGGTGGTGGCCGCGCCCACGGCCACGCTCAATGCGCACGCGGCGGGCATCACCGTCAACGTGTACCCCAACCCCAGCCACGGCCAGATAACCGTGCAGCTCAACCAGAAGCCCGGCGCCGACTACAAGCTGCGCCTGAGCAACATCATCGGCCAGGAAATCCGCACCATCGCCCTCAAGCCGGAGCTAACCGCCGCCGGCCTGCCCCTAGACCTGAGCGACCTGCACGCCGGCATGTACTTGTACAGCCTGCTGGTAGACGGCAAGGTGGTGACCACCAGGCGCCTCGTCTTGCAGAATTGAGCTAAAATTCTTCTGATTGAATTACCGAAAAGCAGCCTCTGGCTGCTTTTCGTGTTTGTAAGCCACAAGGCCGCGTTTCGCCCCCTGCTCGGGCCGCCCGCCGCACGCCCGGACCAGGCATTGATTTGCCGGCAAACATGAGCCCGAAGCTTTATGCAACTGCAACGTTGCAATGCCTACTTTTGACCTTTAGCTGCTTTCCTAACTTTCGTTTCCCGACCCTCGCCTGCTGCGTTGGCCACTGGGGCCTGCGCTCTATACGATTCTATGCGTTCCTTCAAAAGCCTGAATAACCTTGTCGGCTGGCTCGTCTTTGCCATTGCTGCCGTCACGTACCTGCTCACCCTGGAGCCCACCGCTTCGTTCTGGGACTGTGGCGAGTTCATTGCCTGCTCCTACAAGCTGCTGGTGCCCCACCCCCCCGGGGCACCCACCTTCCTGCTGCTGGGCCGCCTGATGTCGCTGTTCTCGTTTGGCGACGTGACCAAGGTCGCGGTGCTCATCAACGCCCTGTCGGGGCTGAGCAGCGCCTTCACGGTCCTGTTTCTCTTTTGGATAATCACCCGCATGGCCCGCAAGCTGGTGCTGCGCGAGGCCGTGGCCAACAGCGCCCTGGCGGCCGAGGCCATCGAGCCGTCGCGCTACCAGACCTTCCTCATCCTGAGCGCGGGCGTGGTGGGCGCCCTGGCCTTCACTTTCTCCGATTCGTTCTGGTTCAATGCCGTGGAAGGCGAGGTGTACGCCATGTCGGCGCTGTGCACGGCGGCCGTGGTCTGGATAATGCTGAAGTGGGAAGCCCACGCCGACGAGCCCGACTCGGACAAGTGGCTCATCCTCATTGCCTACGTTATCGGCCTGAGCATCGGCGTGCACTTGCTCAACCTGCTAACCCTGCCCGCCTTGGGCTTTATCTACTACTACCGCCGCACCCAAAACCCGACCGTAAAGGGCGGCATTATCGTGATGGTGGTGAGCATGATTATCGTGGGCTCCATTCTGGTGGGCATCATTCCCGGGCTGCCCACCCTGGCCGGCAACTTCGAGGTGTTTTTTGTCAACACCGTCGGCCTGCCGTTCAACGCCGGCCTGTTTATTTTTCTGCTGGTCTTCGCGGGGCTGATTTACTTCGGCTTCCGGCTGTCGTTTCAGCGCCGCAGCCAGCTGCTGAACACGGCCATGTTGTGCTTTGTGTTCATCTTGATTGGCTACTCGAGCTACCTCATCGTGCCGATTCGCAGCTCGTTTAAGCCCACCATCAACGAAAACGACCCCGAGGACGTGCTTTCCTTCGTGAGCTACCTCAAACGCGAGCAGTACGGCTCGCGGCCCCTGCTCTACGGTCCGCACCTCTTTGCCCAGCCCGACCACTACGAGGAAGGCGCGCCGCGCTACGCCCGCGACCCCAAAACCAGCACCTACAAGGAAATCCTGCCCCGCCAGCAGGAGCCCGGCTACCGCGACGAGGACAAGATGCTGCTGCCGCGCATTTACAGCTACGAGCCCGACCAGATTGCCAACTACAAGAAGTGGGTGGACCTGCAGGACGGCGTGAAGCCCACCATGGGCCAGAACCTAGCCTTCCTGTTTCGCTACCAGATGGGCCACATGTTCTGGCGCTACTTCATGTGGAATTACGTGGGCCGCGAGTCCGACGTGCAGCAGGCCGGCGTGGTCACGCCCTTTAGCCCCAGCGCCAAGAGCCTGCCGCCGCGCATCGGCGAGAGCCCGGCCCACAACAACTTCCTGGCCCTGCCCCTGATTCTGGGGCTGATTGGGCTGTTTTTCCAGAGCCGCCGCAACAGCAAAGACGCCTGGGTCACGGGCCTGCTGTTCCTGATGACCGGCCTGGCCATCGTGTTCTACCTCAACCAGCCGCCGCGCGAGCCGCGCGAACGCGACTACACCTTCACCGGCGCCACGTTTGCCTTTGCCATCTGGATTGGGCTGGGCGTACTCGGCCTGGCCGACTTGTTTGGCAAAGTGGTGAAGGCCGACGGCCTGCGCGCCGGCCTGGCCCTGGCGGTGGGCCTGCTGGTGCCCGGCATCATGGCCGCCCAGGGCTGGGACGACCACGACCGCAGCGGCCGCTACAACTCGGTAGATTCGGCGAAGAACCTGCTCAACTCCTGCGCGCCGAATGCCATCCTGTTCACCAACGGCGACAACGACACCTTCCCGCTCTGGTACGCCCAGGAGGTGGAAGGCGTACGCACCGACGTGCGCGTGGCCGTGCTCAGCTACCTGAACACCGACTGGTACATCGCCCAGATGAAGCGCCGATCCTACAAATCGGCACCGTTCCCCATCAGCATGGGCGAAAAGGCCTATGCGCAGGGCACCAACGACATGCTGCCCTACGCCGCGAACCCCGCCGTGCAGAGCGTCAACCTGAAGGAGTTCATCCAACTAGTGGCCGACAACAACCCCCTGCTGCAGGTGCAGTACCAGGAAGGCGGCCTGGGCATGATGTCGTTCCCGACCCCGAACTTCTACCTGCCCGTGGATACGGCGGCCGTCAAGAAGCTCGGCATCATCCCCAAAGACCGGGAGAACCAGCTGGTGTCGCGCATGGACTGGAGCATGGGCAAGCGCGCCATCGAGAAGAAAAACCTGGTGATTCTTGACATGATTGCCACCAACAACTGGCAGCGCCCCATCTACTTCAGCAGCACCGTGGCCCCGAGCGACTACATGAACCTGCAGCCCTACTTCCAGCTCGAAGGCATGGCCTACCGCCTGCTCCCGCTGAAAGACCCCAAGTACGACCCCCGCAGCGGCGAAGAAGGCTTCGTAGAAAAGGACATCACCTACCAGCACCTGCTAAAGGATTTCCAGTACCGCGGCCTGCAGAACCCGCACATTTTCTACGACGAGAACAACTTGCGCTTCCCGGCCAACTACCGCGACAAGTTTGCCCGCCTCTCAACGGCTTACCTCTCCGATGGCAACGTGGCCAAAGCCAAGGAAGTAGCCGACAAGTGCCTGGAGCTGATGCCCGACAACGCCATCCCTTACGACTACTACTCGCCGCAGCTGGTACCCGCGCTCATCGCCGGCGGCGAGAAAAAGAAAGCCGACGAGCTGCTCGACACCATGACGCGCCGCTCGGAGCAAATGCTGGCCTACTACGCCACCAAGCCCGACGCCAGCCTCTTCGAGGACGACCAGCGCGGCTACCTGCTTAGTCTGCAAAGCGTGTATCGCGCCGCCGAGCTCAGCGGCGACAAAGCCCGCAGCGAAAAGGCCATTGGGCTGATGAACCAGTACTACCCGCGCTAGTTCGGCAGCCCAACTGCACCGGAAAGGCCGGCCCGCACCCTGCGGGCCGGCCTTTTTGCATACTAATACGCAAGCTGGCATACGCAAGCTGGCCGTGGTCTAAGCGCAGCGACGACTACGCGCCTCAGGTAACGGCGAGTTTGCAACTCGCCGTGCGAACTGGGGCAGGCCGTGCATGACTTTGTCTTGAATGGCTACTCATGGGCGAGTTACAAACTCGCCCCACGACCGGCATGCAGTCGTCGCTGCGCTTAGACTAAGGCCAGCCTATGACCAGCTTAGGGAAAAGCACCGTTCGTGAGGACATTCTGCATTTTAACCAACATTTCCTGTTCCCTGAAAAGGACTTTGTATTTCCGTATTCGTAGTCCTCATTATGCTTGCTTATTCGCGCTACTGGCTCTGCCTAGCCTGGCTGCTACTGCTCCACTGTGCCTTCGCCCCCCTGGCCCAGCATCCCGACTTCGCTGGCCTCTACCGCGACGGCCCCCACCTCGACGTGGACACCCGCCGGGAAGGCGACAGCCTGCGCTTCTACCTGAGCTTACCCACCCCCGCTCGCCTGGGCCCGGGCCATCCGCTGCGCCTGGCCGTGTGGCCCAGCTACGAAGCCCGGCAGCCGCTGTGGCAAGACAGCATTCCTCGCCGCCAGCAGCACCCGTGGCCCACGGCTGCTGGCACCCGGCTTACTTTCTGTGTGCCCGCAGGCCGCGTGCCCACCGGAACAATAGTGGAGCTGCGCACTACACCTGTTGATACCAAAGACGACTACCAGGACCCCACTACCACCGCTTGGCTCCACCTGAGCGAAGCCCAGCTTGCGCGCCCGTTTGTACTCACCGATTCGGTTGGGCTGCCCCTGCTGCGCCGCTACGTGCGGGCCGGCGAAGCCTTTGGCGTGGATAGCTACGGCCTATACCAGCCCGTGCGCTGGAAACGCTACGAGGTAATGCCGGTAGCCGCCCTGCCGCCCATGACCAACCCCGCCGCCATGCCGGCCGGCCCGCGCGTGCTGCCCGTGCTCGACTCCGCCGAAGCCCGTCCCGGCGAGTCATTGCGCTTTGCGACGCCGGGCCTCTACGCCCTGCACGTGGGGGCCACCGGCAGTGCTCCCGGCCGCACACTGGCCGTAATGGTGGCCGCCAACAACTACCCCGCCCTCACTACAGCCGCCGAGCTAATTGAGCCACTGCGCTACCTCACCACCAGCCAGGAGCGCAAGCGCCTCACCGAGTCACCGGACCCCAAACGCGCCGTGGACAAGTTCTGGCTGGACATTGCCCAGGGCAACCAAACGCTGGGCAAAGACCTGATACGCCGCTACTACGGCCGCGTGACGGCTGCCAACCACCTCTTCGCCGCCCACAAAGCCGGCTGGCTCACCGACCGCGGCCTGCTTTACATCGTGCTGGGTCCGCCGCCCAGCGTGCGACGCCTCTTTAATGGCGAGGAACGGTGGTTTTATCCCGAGGGCAGCCTGGGCGGCGGACCGATAAGCTACACCTTCCGCCCCCGGCCTAGTACCTTTGCACCTGATTACTACGAATTGGTGCGCCGGCCCGAGTACGAATTGCTCTGGTATGCCGCCGTTGAAAAATGGAGAACCCCACCGACCGCCCTGACCGGCCCGAACGTCCCAACCGACCGGTAGCCGGCCGCCGCTTCTACGATGGTGCCAACCGGCCCGTCACCCCCAAGCAGTTCCGCCCCGACCGCGGCGGCAGCGAGTTTGACGACCGCCCCGCCCGCCCCCGTGGCCGTGGAGGCAGCGACAACCGCGACGAAGCCGCCGGCGACCGCACCGGCCGCTCCGACCGCGGCGAATCCCGCCCGCCCTTCCGCGAGCGCAACGGCGAAGGCTCGAATGACCGCCCCCGCTACGAAAACCGCCCTGCTGCCGACCGCAGCATCGACATGCTATTTGGCCTGCGCCCCATTCTGGAAGCGCTGAGTGCCGGCCGCACCCTGGAGAAAATC
This region of Hymenobacter sedentarius genomic DNA includes:
- a CDS encoding DUF2723 domain-containing protein, which produces MRSFKSLNNLVGWLVFAIAAVTYLLTLEPTASFWDCGEFIACSYKLLVPHPPGAPTFLLLGRLMSLFSFGDVTKVAVLINALSGLSSAFTVLFLFWIITRMARKLVLREAVANSALAAEAIEPSRYQTFLILSAGVVGALAFTFSDSFWFNAVEGEVYAMSALCTAAVVWIMLKWEAHADEPDSDKWLILIAYVIGLSIGVHLLNLLTLPALGFIYYYRRTQNPTVKGGIIVMVVSMIIVGSILVGIIPGLPTLAGNFEVFFVNTVGLPFNAGLFIFLLVFAGLIYFGFRLSFQRRSQLLNTAMLCFVFILIGYSSYLIVPIRSSFKPTINENDPEDVLSFVSYLKREQYGSRPLLYGPHLFAQPDHYEEGAPRYARDPKTSTYKEILPRQQEPGYRDEDKMLLPRIYSYEPDQIANYKKWVDLQDGVKPTMGQNLAFLFRYQMGHMFWRYFMWNYVGRESDVQQAGVVTPFSPSAKSLPPRIGESPAHNNFLALPLILGLIGLFFQSRRNSKDAWVTGLLFLMTGLAIVFYLNQPPREPRERDYTFTGATFAFAIWIGLGVLGLADLFGKVVKADGLRAGLALAVGLLVPGIMAAQGWDDHDRSGRYNSVDSAKNLLNSCAPNAILFTNGDNDTFPLWYAQEVEGVRTDVRVAVLSYLNTDWYIAQMKRRSYKSAPFPISMGEKAYAQGTNDMLPYAANPAVQSVNLKEFIQLVADNNPLLQVQYQEGGLGMMSFPTPNFYLPVDTAAVKKLGIIPKDRENQLVSRMDWSMGKRAIEKKNLVILDMIATNNWQRPIYFSSTVAPSDYMNLQPYFQLEGMAYRLLPLKDPKYDPRSGEEGFVEKDITYQHLLKDFQYRGLQNPHIFYDENNLRFPANYRDKFARLSTAYLSDGNVAKAKEVADKCLELMPDNAIPYDYYSPQLVPALIAGGEKKKADELLDTMTRRSEQMLAYYATKPDASLFEDDQRGYLLSLQSVYRAAELSGDKARSEKAIGLMNQYYPR
- a CDS encoding GWxTD domain-containing protein produces the protein MLAYSRYWLCLAWLLLLHCAFAPLAQHPDFAGLYRDGPHLDVDTRREGDSLRFYLSLPTPARLGPGHPLRLAVWPSYEARQPLWQDSIPRRQQHPWPTAAGTRLTFCVPAGRVPTGTIVELRTTPVDTKDDYQDPTTTAWLHLSEAQLARPFVLTDSVGLPLLRRYVRAGEAFGVDSYGLYQPVRWKRYEVMPVAALPPMTNPAAMPAGPRVLPVLDSAEARPGESLRFATPGLYALHVGATGSAPGRTLAVMVAANNYPALTTAAELIEPLRYLTTSQERKRLTESPDPKRAVDKFWLDIAQGNQTLGKDLIRRYYGRVTAANHLFAAHKAGWLTDRGLLYIVLGPPPSVRRLFNGEERWFYPEGSLGGGPISYTFRPRPSTFAPDYYELVRRPEYELLWYAAVEKWRTPPTALTGPNVPTDR
- a CDS encoding biotin--[acetyl-CoA-carboxylase] ligase, which produces MVLTPQTLFTGQQLIWLPACASTNSEAQALIVQNRASDGCTIITDFQTAGRGQRGNQWEAAPAENLMLSVVWQPTFLAAAQQFQLSQAVALGVHDWAAALLGPSPKLKLKWPNDLYYGDQKFGGILIENSLSGTKIQHSIVGIGLNVNQQTFAVPTATSIGQLTGRAYAREALAARLLECLERRYLQLRAGQVGKLRQAYLQALYRYQETHPFEVAGQTVSGQIVGVEKDGRLAVAIGHELRRFSLQEIRHL
- a CDS encoding T9SS type A sorting domain-containing protein, which produces MKLFTRSVAALALMALTLVPSLAANITIQVGDNFYRGPGNTTGSSDIRTINVGDVVTWTYVGQLSHPTASDNGAWATFPMDAANKTKSITFTTAGEFPYHCTVHGAPRVGMFGVLTVVAAPTATLNAHAAGITVNVYPNPSHGQITVQLNQKPGADYKLRLSNIIGQEIRTIALKPELTAAGLPLDLSDLHAGMYLYSLLVDGKVVTTRRLVLQN
- the rsfS gene encoding ribosome silencing factor, giving the protein MKSTLVRQDSDTLADLVIRGMQDKKASDIVVLNLKELKNAVADYFIICSANSDTQLDAVARSVEEEIEKVTGESPWQTEGRTNREWVLLDYVDVVVHVFLRDRRKFYALEELWGDANISYIEAEEA